In Luteimonas sp. MC1750, the following proteins share a genomic window:
- the queD gene encoding 6-carboxytetrahydropterin synthase QueD translates to MDIFKVFTIESAHRLPNVPEGHKCARLHGHSFRIELHVSGEPGADTGWVMDFADIKAAFRPLYDQLDHHYLNDIPGLENPTSERLATWIWERLKPALPLLSEVVVHETCTSGCRYRGPG, encoded by the coding sequence ATGGACATCTTCAAGGTCTTCACCATCGAGTCGGCGCACCGCCTGCCCAACGTGCCCGAGGGCCACAAATGCGCGCGGCTGCACGGCCATTCGTTCCGGATCGAGCTGCACGTGTCCGGCGAGCCGGGCGCGGACACCGGCTGGGTCATGGACTTCGCCGACATCAAGGCGGCGTTCCGGCCGCTGTACGACCAGCTCGACCACCACTACCTCAACGACATCCCGGGGCTGGAGAACCCGACCAGCGAGCGGCTGGCGACGTGGATCTGGGAGCGGCTGAAGCCGGCGCTGCCGCTGCTCTCGGAAGTGGTGGTGCACGAGACCTGCACGTCCGGCTGTCGGTATCGCGGCCCGGGATGA